A part of Crassostrea angulata isolate pt1a10 chromosome 5, ASM2561291v2, whole genome shotgun sequence genomic DNA contains:
- the LOC128184677 gene encoding basic salivary proline-rich protein 4-like has product MRVYFIIAVCALVAGQLLAQDIEGTTKRPEGADKSSPAPPPPGTMEPEPVDKTLAPEEGDVTKPPREEGSTPPAPSGGQVPDKPQPGYNQDPPTDGEIEKGKKWKNRIDELKKMRKMAKGSKGQIRPQEQGDKKSGKPEFGRKAKGEAKKSKGDRLFGKEKGKRGRKMF; this is encoded by the exons ATGCGTGTCTATTTCATTATAGCAGTATGTGCCCTGGTTGCAGGCCAGCTACTAGCCCAAGATATTGAAG GAACCACCAAGCGTCCAGAGGGCGCTGATAAATCATCACCAGCGCCGCCACCTCCCGGAACTATGGAACCTGAACCTGTTGATAAAACACTGGCTCCAGAGGAGGGAGACGTCACAAAACCGCCAAGGGAAGAAGGAAGCACGCCTCCAGCGCCATCTGGTGGCCAGGTACCTGACAAACCCCAGCCAGGTTACAACCAAGATCCCCCCACCGACGGAGAGATTGAAAAGGGGAAAAAGTGGAAAAATCGCATAGATGAATTGAAGAAAATGCGAAAGATGGCCAAAGGTTCAAAAGGTCAAATAAGGCCACAAGAACAAGGTGACAAGAAATCTGGCAAACCGGAATTTGGAAGAAAGGCTAAGGGCGAGGCAAAGAAGAGCAAGGGAGACAGATTATTCG